The Pseudorasbora parva isolate DD20220531a chromosome 25, ASM2467924v1, whole genome shotgun sequence genome segment TGCACGCATTACACACAACATGCTGCTGCTAGAGGACAGGCAGACGGGCTCGCTGAATAACCATACGCACACGAAACTCTGCAAAACAGCCTGCTCTTACTTACTGCTTCTGTCTTCTTTCTAGTCAAAATACctaaaaaattattacatttactagacaagtacaaattattgtcttgttttgggaaaatttactcaaaatgaagagagtttttgcttaaaataagataaataatctgccaatggggtgagaaaaattgtcttattttctgtttgaattgaGATTATTTTGTTCACCCCGTTCTGCTTTTTAAGCAAAAAATGTccttgagttatttttccccaaaacaagacaacaatTTTTACTcatctagtaaatgtttcttaatttaagaatatttaatattttgactagaaacaagacagaataCTAAATAAGAGAATCATTTTTTGCAGGGTTCCTCACATGCTGCTGATGTTAGGACAAGCAAATAACCATGTGCTCCTCATCCGGACACTTTAACACGGCAAACAAACGCTCCTCTCACTCAGGATTTCTggcttgtttctagtccagacatctaaacattcttaaaacaagaagtgtttactagacaagcaaaagtaattgtcttgttttggggaataATAACTCAAagtgaagagagtttttgcttaaaataagataaataatctgccaatggggtgagaaaaataatcttaattcaaacagaaaacaagattattattctcaccccattggcagattattgatcttattttaggCAAAAACTCTCTTTACTTAAGAGAGTCTCTCTttacattttgagttatttcttcccaaaaaaagattataatttgtactcgtctagtaaatgtttcttaatgtaagaattttttaggtatttagactagaaacgagACAGAAATAGTAAGTAAGAgaagcatgttttgcagtgaaCACACACCTCCATGGGTTCCTCACTTGACTAACCGGATCCATTGAGATCGCCTCTCGCAGAATGAAAGCAGAAGTCGTCGCTTCAGTAAaacacacactcctaaaccaCACACTCCTAAaacacacactcctaaaccaCACACTCCTAAACCACACCTGTCGAGTTCATACCTGTTGTCATCGCTCGTCGGCTCCAGCTCCTCCGCCGTCATCTGAACCACATTTTTCACAATCGCGCTCAATAATCTCCGAGCTTCGTAGTCCATGAGCGCGAGTCTGTCCGTCAGAGACTCTGAAGCCggtctgaaaacacacacacacacacacacacatatgaagAGACAGTGAGAGCAACAGTGTGCCACCTGAGGAAGAAAGAGAAGGCTTTATGATGAAGGAGAGTGATGGAGCTTCACCTGGCGGGAGCAGCGCTGGAGATGGACATCTGGCACACCACATAAGCGATAAGGAAGGCAGAGATCTTCAGCATGAACATGGTACCCTGGGGCAGAAATACAGCATGTGTTTAACTAAAGCATCCCTGTCCAAAACCACCAAAACTAACCGTATGTTCTTACCTCACCTCGTCTCGCTGTCCGGTAAAGATGTGGACTCTCTGAACTTGTAGACCACTTTGATACTACTGTGTGTGTCTTCAGTGGTCAAGCCCTTATATATGCTCCATCAGGAGCTGAGGGCTATCTGTGGAGGTGTTTAATGATCTCCCGTCGGCCAATCCGAGCACAGAAGGGCACCCGTCAGCCAATCAGCATCCGTCCCACGGCTCTGATAACGTCTGAAGTTCGACTGTGACGTCACTCTTTAAGTGCTCTGTTCTCTAGACTCACGCTCAGGTGACGCCTCGTATCTGCACTTGCATCTGCATTCAGCTCATTTAGATTAAGTGAATGAACgctctgaataaacacacaGATGAGTGTTTGACTGAGGTCCTGAGCGTTTGGATCATCTCTGTGAGCCGGTGGCCATCTGCTGGAGAGAGAGGAACACTACACATCTCTGAGGAAAAGATCACACTGTGCTCCAGCTTTACTCTGCATTTCAGTGTGAATCTCACAGGAGTTAAACTGATCTGGGTTTTACATGTCAGGAGGTAATCAGGAGATGTCTTATGTGACAGTGATCATAACTTTACAGTAAGGTTTAATTAGTTATCATTAGTAAAGGGCCGGTTATGAAAGCATTGGGATAGCCTGTGTTGCTTTGGGAGTGGCAGCAAGGCGAGCACAAGACAGCAATTGCTTTTATATGTTTGATTAAATATAGGTAACACATTACAAGAAATTAaactaatattaaaattacCATGAAATTAAATTggataaatctttttttaattgtcTATTGTAGTGCTTATTATATGTGTTCAAACAGCTCTCCAAAGACGGCTATCGGAACCAGTGGCGCAGGGGAAATCACCTGATCGGTTTTGACAGGTATGACAATCACGACAGTACtgaacaacacttttttttaaccctGGCCAAAAAAAGTGTCTTAAAATCCTACTATAGGTCTTAGTAACTCCTATATGACCTGCAAGGGAATGATCATGCGCTAAACATAACACATGATCCCGATAAGGAGAAGGAATGACAACCTGATAAACAGCGTTCCAGTCGGGATCCTGGTCAGCTGTAGAACACACTTACGCATCAACAAACCCTTCTCAACAAAACAGCCAACTTCCTGATTTTAGACGCATCAAGAGAAACAGCAGAATTTAAAATGGTGATAAGAGACTTGTCTTCTTTCTGTGCGGCAATGATCTTTTCGCGGGACACAGATCATTTTCCCGTATCTGCATCAGACACATGACCAGAGAAACTCTCTAAATGCTCACCATCTTCCGTTTTAGGTGGAACCACCTCCTCGAGGGAAGTGTCACCAGCGAAGAGAGGAAGAATGAATGAACTAGATAGGTCCACCACATCACCCACTTTACGCCACTGAGTGCGAGTGACGGCACATGCGGGAAAAACATCACACGGTGTCTCGTACACTTCTTCAACAAAATTTGTCATATCAGGTTTATCAACAACTTCTAAAACAGGCAGCATTTCCCTCCTGCCAGGTC includes the following:
- the LOC137064756 gene encoding calcitonin-like isoform X1; translated protein: MFMLKISAFLIAYVVCQMSISSAAPARPASESLTDRLALMDYEARRLLSAIVKNVVQMTAEELEPTSDDNSQGRLLSKRCSNLSTCVLGKLSQELHKLQTFPQTDVGAGTPGKKRSLLERDPFTSYEDALI
- the LOC137064756 gene encoding calcitonin gene-related peptide-like isoform X2: MFMLKISAFLIAYVVCQMSISSAAPARPASESLTDRLALMDYEARRLLSAIVKNVVQMTAEELEPTSDDNSVTAQKRACNTATCVTHRLADFLSRSGGMGSRSFIPTNVGSSAFGRRRRRSA